A single window of Vigna unguiculata cultivar IT97K-499-35 chromosome 1, ASM411807v1, whole genome shotgun sequence DNA harbors:
- the LOC114190909 gene encoding heparan-alpha-glucosaminide N-acetyltransferase-like produces the protein MDEGTKKMEEGLNSPLNEDGNKNDLKKQVTIKTGNGGSTVEHHRDTMAKPVAVDEAAEPPVVKKNTKRVATLDAFRGLTIVLMILVDDAGEAYPRIDHSPWNGCTLADFVMPFFLFIVGVAIALALKRIPKKRDAVKKIILRTMKLLFWGIILQGGYSHAPNDLVYGVNMKFIRWCGILQRIALVYCVVALIETFTTKLRPTTLGSGHLSIFTAYKWLGGFVAFLIYMITTFTLYVPDWSFVDRFNGDEPKRYTVICGMRGHLGPACNAVGHVDRQVWGVNHLYSQPVWRRLKACTLNSPGDGLFSEDAPSWCRAPFEPEGLLSSISAIISGTLGIHYGHVLIHFKGHLERLKHWVSMGFVLLIIAIILHFTDAIPINKQLYSFSYVCFTAGAAGIVFSGFYILIDVLGLRTPFLFLEWIGMNAMLVFVMAAQGIFAAFVNGWYYEDPRNSLVHWIKKHVFDNVWHSERVGTIMYVIFAEITFWSVVAGVLHKLGIYWKL, from the exons ATGGATGAAGGAACTAAGAAAATGGAAGAAGGCCTGAATTCACCACTGAATGAAGATGGTAATAAGAATGATTTGAAGAAGCAGGTAACCATTAAAACCGGTAACGGAGGTTCTACTGTTGAGCATCACAGAGACACAATGGCTAAGCCTGTGGCTGTGGATGAGGCGGCGGAGCCACCGGTGGTTAAGAAGAATACCAAAAGGGTTGCAACCCTCGATGCATTTAGGGGTCTCACCATAGTG TTGATGATCCTGGTAGACGATGCTGGTGAAGCTTATCCACGCATTGATCACTCCCCATGGAATGGATGTACTTTGGCCGATTTCGTTAtgcctttctttcttttcattgttGGGGTTGCCATAGCCCTTGCACTCAAG AGAATCCCCAAGAAAAGGGATGCTGTAAAGAAGATAATTCTTAGGACGATGAAACTTCTCTTCTGGGGTATAATTTTGCAAG GGGGTTACTCTCATGCTCCTAATGACCTTGTATACGGAGTTAACATGAAATTTATCCGATGGTGTGGCATTCTCCAG AGAATAGCTCTTGTATACTGTGTTGTAGCTCTAATAGAGACATTTACCACCAAACTCAGACCCACAACACTGGGTTCTGGACACCTATCCATTTTTACTGCTTATAAATG GCTTGGAGGTTTTGTGGCATTTCTCATTTATATGATCACAACCTTCACTCTCTACGTTCCTGATTGGAGTTTCGTGGATCGTTTTAACGGCGATGAACCGAAGAGATACACG GTCATTTGTGGGATGAGAGGACACCTAGGACCAGCATGTAACGCTGTCGGACACGTGGACCGACAGGTTTGGGGGGTCAACCATCTTTATTCTCAACCCGTGTGGAGACGCTTAAAG GCGTGCACCCTCAATTCTCCTGGAGATGGTCTTTTCAGTGAGGATGCTCCAAGTTGGTGTCGTGCTCCTTTTGAACCTGAAGGCTTGTTGAG TTCTATATCAGCTATCATCTCTGGCACTTTAGGGATCCACTATGGGCACGTCTTGATTCACTTTAAG GGTCACTTGGAGAGGCTGAAACACTGGGTCTCAATGGGGTTTGTGTTACTCATCATAGCCATCATCCTTCACTTCACAGATG CTATCCCAATTAACAAGCAACTCTACAGCTTCAGCTATGTTTGTTTCACAGCTGGGGCTGCTGGAATTGTTTTCTCTGGGTTCTACATACTG ATTGATGTTTTGGGGCTGCGAACTCCATTTTTGTTCTTGGAATGGATAGGAATGAATGCTATGCTAGTATTTGTGATGGCAGCTCAGGGCATTTTTGCAGCTTTTGTAAATGGATGGTATTATGAAGATCCACGTAACTCTCTG gtacaCTGGATCAAGAAACATGTGTTTGACAATGTTTGGCACTCGGAGAGAGTGGGAACCATAATGTATGTGATATTTGCAGAAATCACATTCTGGAGCGTGGTTGCTGGCGTCTTACACAAATTAGGAATATATTGGAAACTATAA